CGCCGCGTGCGCTCCAACTCGTCGCGTTGGTCATAGAGGGACTCGAGGGCTGCAAAGGTCGGACGCACCGCGATGCCGTCGCCCAATTCCCCCTCGTCTTCCCGCTGTCGCTGGAGCTCCGCTTGCTCCGCCTGCAGGTCTTCCCGCTCGCCCACTGCGCGCAATTGATCCCCGTAGATCCGCTCCAGCTCCTCCAGCAGGCGAATTTCCTCCGCCAGCGTCTTCGCCTCCCCACTGCCCGCCTCGATGTCAGCAGACTCGAGCGCATCTCGCCGCTCCTGCAGATTCGCCCGTGCCGCCGCCCGCTTCCGCTCAATGGTCTCCGCCTGCAGCGTGGGTTGCTCCTCTTCTCCGTCCGCATTTTTACCGTCGGCTTGGCCTGAGCCATCCGCGGACGATTCATCGGCCGCGGCGCTGGCCGCGGGCCCCATCACCTCTTCGACCAAGGCGTTGGACTGCGCCCACACGCCAACCACTCCCCACCCCAAGCAGAGGGGAAGCAGGGACCGGAAGATCAACCGAAGGCGTGAGCTGGAAGGCGGACAGGCCATCGCCGACACGGACCGTCAATCCGACGAACGGTTCTCGCCGGTCGCCCTCTGGCGAGTTGCAGGCACAAAAAAACCGCCCGGCGAAACGGGCGGTTTGGGCAAAGCGATTGGGTTCGTCGACCTTAGCGACTCCAGGGCGGCACCACCGCGTTGGAGCGCGCGTAGGCAATCATCTGACCCAAATGCTCGTGGCCATGGTCGGCGATGATCAGCGCCAGCTGCGCCCGCGGCGCTTTCATCCCGAAGAACTCGATCTCCTCGGCCATCGCCTCCGCCGAAGCCCCGGCGATGGCGTGTTTGGCAAATTCCACCGACGCTGCGTAAGCCGCAATGAGTTCGGCTTTGCTCGCGCCCTCGCCGATCTTACGCGGGTCGACGCCTTCCGGGATCTTCGCGCCGAGCATGCTGCCGATGAAGTAGTTGGCCCCGGAAACATGGGTGAGCACGCCGCGGACGGATGCCACGCCCTCCGCCGGCGACCAGTCGTATTTGTCCTCCGGGATGGCGTTGGCCAACTGGTTCATCTTATCGGCCGCGGCCGACAGGCTGCCGACGATAATCTGATTGGTAAGCGG
This portion of the Actomonas aquatica genome encodes:
- a CDS encoding DinB family protein, which encodes MKTFTKQLVAAAVALSAPFAAFADHHESANPALPLTNQIIVGSLSAAADKMNQLANAIPEDKYDWSPAEGVASVRGVLTHVSGANYFIGSMLGAKIPEGVDPRKIGEGASKAELIAAYAASVEFAKHAIAGASAEAMAEEIEFFGMKAPRAQLALIIADHGHEHLGQMIAYARSNAVVPPWSR